The sequence below is a genomic window from bacterium.
CGGCGACGTTGCATAGGCCTCCAGGGGCGGCCCGCTCGCCAGACGCGACGCCTTGTGGTTCCAGGGACAGACCTGCTGGCATATGTCGCAGCCGAAGAGCAGGCCCCCCTGTTCGCGGCGCCGGCCGGCCGGGGCGTTTCCGCGCCACTCGATATTCCAGGTGGAGATGCAGTGCCCGGCGTCCAGGGTGAAGGGCCGAGCCAGGGCGCCGCCGGGACAGGCGTCGAGGCAGAGCGTGCAGTCCCCGCAGAGCGCATCCATGCCCTCCGGCGCGGGCGCGCGCGCGGCCGGCGGCCCCAGCAGGGGACGCGGCGCCTCGGCCAGGCCGGTGATCCGCAGGTTGGTCAACGCCACGCCCAGAAACAGCGCGGAGCCCAGGTGCGGGTGGATGAGCATCGTGTTCTTGCCGTAGAAACCGAAGCCGGCCAGCCAGGCGTACTCGCGCTCGAGGAAGGGCCCGGCATCGACGGCGTCCTGGGCCACGAGGTCCGCCTCCGCGCGCAGGACGCCCCGGCGGTGCAGTTCCTCGCGCAGGGATTGCGTCAGGCGGCGGATCGAGCGCCGCAGGACATCGTGGTAGTCGTCGCCGCGGGCGTACCTGGAGACGCCGGCGGTCCAGGGACGGCCACCGTGGCAGCCTTCGCGGGCGTCGGTGTCGTCGGGGTCCCAGCCGTTGGCGTAGCGCTGGGCGAAGACCAGCAGCGACGCCGCCCAGTCGCGTCCCCGGGTGGGATCGAGACGGTCCACGGGGTCGCGGCCCATGTATTCGAGCCCGCCGTGGCGTCCATCGCGCAGCCAGGCGAGATAAGCCGGTCCGTGGGCCAGCCGCCGGGGCAGGGCAACGGCCCCGACCAGATCGATGCGGTGGGCACGGGCGGGCGCGTCCAGGATGTCGCGCAGCTGCAGGGCGGAAAGGACCGGCGCAGCCATGTCAGCACAGGCGCTTCACGGCGGCGTCGTAGCCGGCGAGGAGGCGATCGACGACCTCCCGGACCGAGGGCACGTCATCGATCAGCGCCGCCACCTGGCCGATCTCCAGCTCGCCCTCTTCGAGATCGCCTTCCAGCATGCCGCGGCGGGCGCGCCCCTCGCCCAGCATGGCGGCCAGCTCCTCGCGCGAGGCGCCTACTGCCTCCAGAGCCACGATCTGCTCGCGGAAGGCGTTGCGCAGCAGCCTGACCGGCACGTGTTTCTTGAGCACCAGCATGGTGTCGCCGCCCTCGACCACCGCGCGCTTGAAGGCCTCGTGTCCCGAGGATTCGACCGTGACGGCGAAGCGCGAGCCGATCTGCACGCCGTCCGCGCCCAGCGCCAGGGCGGCGGCCATCTGCTCGCCGGTTGCGATGCCGCCGGCCGCCACCACGGGGATCGACACCGCCCGCGCGCATTGCGGCACGAGCACCATGGTCGTCAGCTCCTCGCGGCCGTTGTGCCCTCCGGCCTCGAAGCCCTCGCAGACCACCGCGTCGCAGCCGGCCTGCTCGCACTTGCGGGCGAGCTCGGCCGTCGCCACCACATGTATGAAGGTCGCGCCGGCCTCCTTCAGGGGACCGGCCACCCGGCGCGGCGTGCCCGCCGAGGTGACGAAGATGCGCACGCCCTCCTCCAGGGACGCCTCCAGGTTCTCGCGCGCGTACTTGTGGATCAGGGGGATGTTCACGCCGACGGGCTTGTCGGTGAGTTCGCGCGCGCGGCGGATCTGCGCGCGCAGGAAGTCGGGCCGCATGCTGCCCGACCCGATCAAGCCGAGACAACCGGCGGCGGCGGCGGCGGCGGCCAGTTCGGCGCCGCTGTTGTAGATCATACCCGCCTGGATGATGGGAAACTCGGTGCCCAGCAGCTCGCGGATACGATTTCCGGTCCAGCGTTCCATGATGCGCCTCGCTCGGGGCTTGCGGTCCCACCCGTGGGTCGTGCCTCGTAAATGACGATACCACAGGCGCGACGAGCATCGGAGAGGTTTCGTGGCAGCGCGTCGGTCGATGATATTTAATAAATTTAGAATATGATTGACTTATATACCACCATACAAGTATGGTATGTGCACCCCGTCGCCGTCGTGCTCCTGTCGACAATGGACCGCTTGCCTGGAGGTCACAGATGCGTCACCGCCGTTTCCACATGTTTCTCTGGTCGCTCCTGGGCATTCTCGCGCTGCACTCACCGCCCACGCATTCCGCAGTCAACGGCGACCACGTGGTGCTGAGCTGGAACGATCTGGGCATGCACTGCATGAACAGGGACCACGCCGCCATGTCGATCCTGCCGCCCTACAACACGCTCTACGCCCAGATCGTGCGGCGCGGCGACGCCGCGACCCCGCCGCAACTCGTGACCGCGGGCGCCACGGTCGAGTACTCCATCCCCGGGAACACCTATTCGGTGGGCAAGACCGACTTCTGGGATCACGACGTGGCGCTGTTC
It includes:
- a CDS encoding DUF1730 domain-containing protein; the protein is MAAPVLSALQLRDILDAPARAHRIDLVGAVALPRRLAHGPAYLAWLRDGRHGGLEYMGRDPVDRLDPTRGRDWAASLLVFAQRYANGWDPDDTDAREGCHGGRPWTAGVSRYARGDDYHDVLRRSIRRLTQSLREELHRRGVLRAEADLVAQDAVDAGPFLEREYAWLAGFGFYGKNTMLIHPHLGSALFLGVALTNLRITGLAEAPRPLLGPPAARAPAPEGMDALCGDCTLCLDACPGGALARPFTLDAGHCISTWNIEWRGNAPAGRRREQGGLLFGCDICQQVCPWNHKASRLASGPPLEAYATSPAHAELGLADLIRIDADTFRALFRRSPLWRTHPGGMCRNALVVAANTGRNDLVEVVREAADEDPDAAVREVARWALAELEAKR
- a CDS encoding nitronate monooxygenase, whose product is MERWTGNRIRELLGTEFPIIQAGMIYNSGAELAAAAAAAGCLGLIGSGSMRPDFLRAQIRRARELTDKPVGVNIPLIHKYARENLEASLEEGVRIFVTSAGTPRRVAGPLKEAGATFIHVVATAELARKCEQAGCDAVVCEGFEAGGHNGREELTTMVLVPQCARAVSIPVVAAGGIATGEQMAAALALGADGVQIGSRFAVTVESSGHEAFKRAVVEGGDTMLVLKKHVPVRLLRNAFREQIVALEAVGASREELAAMLGEGRARRGMLEGDLEEGELEIGQVAALIDDVPSVREVVDRLLAGYDAAVKRLC